In Solobacterium moorei, a single genomic region encodes these proteins:
- a CDS encoding DNA topoisomerase 3, whose product MNLVIAEKPSVAISIAKVIGATKKKDGYYEGNGYKVSWCVGHLIKMANPESYDEKYAKWNMADLPIIPKEYKYEIAKSTKKQFTILKKLMNDKDIDIVINACDAGREGESIFRLVYNQANCKKKMKRLWISSMEDSAIKEGFDNLKDGSSYDNLFESAQARAIADWLVGMNLSRLYSCLYKQNYSVGRVQTPTLAMIVKRDDEIANFKKEKYFTVELSLNGFTLSTDRIDDEITAEQLLNLVGDKIEITDVIQKEKITKPELPFDLTTLQRECNKYFGYSAKQTLDYAQSLYEKKLITYPRTDSRCLTEDMIVSTVNNILGKNDFDTERIKTVFNSKKVTDHHAIIPTASSMNEDLTSLPESELKVYELILNKLHASVGYPLIENAMKIVAEFDSFAFTSSGKTIKDEGFTKYLKEYKSKKNEDMALPDVSISDVLSIENKEIKEKYTQPAKHFTEDLLLKAMELAGNDALEKGVEVERKGLGTPATRAGIIENLIFKGFVERDKKNLIATHKGISLVTIVSDTFKSAGTTAKWEMELSDIAKGKSSKEKFLKAIENEIKEVVSTYIK is encoded by the coding sequence ATGAATTTAGTAATTGCTGAAAAGCCAAGTGTTGCAATTTCTATTGCAAAAGTGATCGGAGCAACAAAGAAGAAAGACGGATATTATGAAGGAAACGGATATAAGGTAAGCTGGTGTGTTGGACATTTAATTAAAATGGCAAATCCGGAAAGCTATGATGAAAAGTATGCTAAGTGGAATATGGCGGATTTACCGATTATTCCAAAGGAATATAAGTATGAGATTGCAAAGTCCACAAAGAAACAATTTACGATTCTTAAAAAGCTGATGAATGATAAGGATATAGACATCGTGATAAATGCCTGCGATGCAGGGCGTGAAGGAGAATCCATCTTCAGGCTTGTATATAATCAGGCAAATTGTAAAAAGAAGATGAAGCGTCTTTGGATTTCATCAATGGAAGATAGTGCCATAAAAGAGGGCTTTGATAACCTAAAAGATGGAAGTTCTTACGATAATCTATTTGAGTCTGCACAAGCAAGAGCAATAGCAGATTGGCTTGTGGGAATGAATTTAAGCAGACTGTATTCGTGTCTATACAAGCAAAATTACAGTGTGGGCAGAGTGCAGACACCTACCCTTGCAATGATTGTAAAAAGAGATGATGAGATAGCCAATTTCAAGAAAGAAAAATATTTTACAGTGGAATTAAGCCTTAATGGCTTTACACTATCAACAGATAGAATTGATGATGAAATAACAGCGGAACAGCTCTTAAATTTAGTAGGCGATAAGATAGAAATTACCGATGTTATTCAAAAGGAAAAGATAACAAAGCCTGAGCTGCCATTTGACCTTACGACGCTTCAAAGAGAGTGCAATAAATATTTTGGATACTCAGCTAAGCAGACACTTGATTATGCTCAAAGTCTTTACGAAAAGAAACTGATTACCTATCCAAGAACAGACAGCAGATGCCTTACGGAAGATATGATTGTAAGTACGGTTAATAACATTTTAGGAAAGAATGATTTTGACACAGAGCGTATCAAGACGGTATTTAATTCTAAAAAGGTTACAGACCATCATGCGATTATACCGACAGCAAGCAGTATGAATGAGGACTTAACTTCTCTTCCGGAAAGTGAATTGAAGGTATATGAACTTATTTTAAATAAGCTACATGCAAGTGTAGGCTATCCTTTAATTGAGAATGCAATGAAGATTGTGGCTGAATTTGATAGCTTTGCTTTTACAAGCTCAGGCAAGACAATTAAAGATGAAGGTTTTACAAAATATCTTAAAGAATATAAGTCTAAGAAAAATGAAGATATGGCACTTCCTGATGTGAGCATTAGTGATGTATTAAGCATTGAAAACAAGGAAATAAAAGAAAAGTACACTCAACCAGCTAAGCATTTCACGGAAGATCTTCTCCTAAAGGCGATGGAGCTTGCAGGAAATGATGCACTTGAAAAAGGAGTAGAGGTTGAGCGAAAAGGACTTGGAACACCTGCAACAAGAGCAGGGATTATTGAAAATCTGATTTTCAAGGGATTTGTAGAAAGAGATAAAAAGAACCTTATTGCTACACATAAGGGAATCAGCCTTGTAACGATTGTCTCAGATACTTTTAAATCAGCAGGTACAACCGCTAAGTGGGAAATGGAGTTATCGGATATTGCAAAGGGAAAATCTTCAAAGGAAAAATTTTTAAAAGCGATTGAAAATGAGATAAAAGAAGTGGTTTCAACTTATATCAAGTAA
- a CDS encoding helix-turn-helix domain-containing protein: MQLLDIKRMAHNILENQNIESSFIEYKKSANFKDKILKTACAFANNYMNDEIGLLFVGIEEVDDKETGDKAIPKRPIEGIAESKLEGIENELKSLLSNIHPKITYHIISDTIDDKYYIVVAVESTSGGPFQTSEKAEKDKNIRLKAGRYIRVGRDSRLPNPTEEFELLKKFAGFSFSSNLNDTATIDDLSYEYMKEYLLQTGAKKDIREMSKLDMAKSMGLVSESEYGGYRAKNFAVLMFAETPNKFIPNAHVEVIREIDGTDKMESKRFDGPVWIQAKQVSKYFEDNIMASYTIREADKIEHKIIFNYPLTAFEELATNAILHKEYDTPEYVGIYIYKDRISFVNHNRPLPPVTIEALNRDRSFDRRQYLNKELKDMFFSLNLIESYGSGIRRAKDALLENDSPELKFYPENEEDNYTNAVMGINVEFLKEFNGSTTKETTKETTKEKGSIQAQIVKLMESNPNITAEQIAEEIQDITADGVRYHIRNLKAHGIIEREGSTKAGKWVVIK, from the coding sequence ATGCAGCTTTTAGATATAAAGAGAATGGCTCATAACATTCTTGAAAACCAAAATATAGAAAGCAGTTTTATTGAATATAAAAAGTCGGCAAATTTTAAAGATAAAATTCTAAAAACTGCCTGTGCCTTTGCCAACAATTATATGAACGATGAGATTGGTTTGTTGTTTGTCGGTATAGAGGAAGTAGATGATAAAGAAACCGGTGATAAGGCAATTCCCAAGAGACCGATTGAAGGGATAGCAGAATCAAAACTTGAAGGCATTGAAAATGAATTAAAATCACTTCTTTCCAACATTCATCCTAAAATCACCTATCATATTATTTCAGACACGATTGATGATAAGTATTATATCGTTGTTGCTGTTGAAAGCACTTCAGGTGGACCGTTTCAGACAAGTGAAAAGGCAGAAAAAGACAAAAATATTAGATTAAAGGCAGGAAGATATATCAGAGTCGGGAGAGATTCAAGACTTCCTAACCCTACGGAAGAATTTGAGTTATTAAAGAAATTTGCAGGCTTTTCTTTTAGCTCTAACCTCAATGATACAGCAACCATAGATGACTTAAGCTATGAGTACATGAAAGAGTATCTGCTTCAAACAGGAGCGAAAAAAGATATTAGAGAGATGTCCAAACTTGATATGGCAAAGAGTATGGGACTTGTAAGTGAAAGTGAGTACGGAGGTTATAGAGCCAAGAATTTTGCTGTGCTTATGTTTGCAGAAACACCAAATAAATTTATTCCAAATGCCCATGTTGAAGTTATAAGAGAAATTGACGGAACGGATAAAATGGAATCAAAAAGATTTGATGGGCCTGTTTGGATACAAGCAAAACAAGTCAGCAAGTATTTTGAAGATAATATCATGGCTTCATATACAATAAGGGAAGCTGATAAAATCGAGCATAAAATTATATTTAACTATCCACTTACAGCATTTGAGGAGCTTGCTACAAATGCTATCTTACACAAGGAATATGATACGCCTGAGTATGTAGGTATCTATATATACAAAGACAGAATTTCTTTTGTGAACCATAATAGACCACTCCCGCCGGTAACAATCGAAGCACTTAATAGAGATAGAAGTTTTGATAGAAGGCAATATCTTAATAAAGAGCTGAAAGATATGTTCTTTTCCCTTAACTTAATAGAGTCTTACGGTTCAGGCATAAGGCGTGCGAAAGATGCACTATTAGAAAATGACTCTCCTGAGCTTAAATTTTATCCGGAGAATGAAGAAGATAACTATACAAATGCAGTTATGGGGATCAATGTTGAATTTTTGAAAGAGTTTAATGGTAGCACTACTAAAGAAACTACCAAAGAAACTACCAAAGAAAAAGGTAGTATTCAAGCTCAGATAGTTAAACTTATGGAGAGCAATCCAAATATTACTGCTGAACAAATTGCTGAAGAAATACAAGATATTACAGCAGATGGAGTCCGCTATCATATAAGAAACCTAAAAGCTCATGGAATCATAGAAAGAGAAGGTTCTACGAAAGCTGGTAAATGGGTAGTGATAAAATAG
- a CDS encoding helicase-related protein, whose translation MRINDFHNILELIKQDVLQSEAEYLKLLKVVGNNQKYDFRSQLSIYDKNPEATACAKFDYWRERFGRTVMRGQKGIPILEDYGTYKKVDYIFDISQTVSKNRDVNEVNLWRFDKEAHRDVLKELIKSKGYEESESTLENIFSLSRLYGDEKVDSLMNELRISDEDRISFTKFARDSVSYAVASRFKLDYPMDKELLKENFAMLDSISLMSIGETVSDISGTVIGATIQKSKELELQKEVLRGKEAGYNKIKKEELEEVEENVLRRDDQERISENERIFRNGEYGRDNRENQREYTESVRGRDGLYEGISESDIRSDEAGLSFKQRGAEPLRDVIGSIQGEEADKTPDGYSETGDRVYESREAETDDGLADRGREPSAVQSDDFSPQRNDNQGNSGNLKENTDKEIREADKASFSLPENRSGQIKLTIPLTQNDIDSILVNGGNHEGERLPIIAEFSKGKTVEELGEYLKDTFRGGNGFYIDEREVSSWYSDKGIHLAYGTSAREDMTQILSWSNAARRISELLETGEFATNVELLEAQDYERDRVSESLWYLYHDLSEKGKAQGYFDFIERGGGFPKETRQLSEALKNPDYLKNVISEYSRFLAGYKENKDVLRFHYHKVDSLYQKLQELELPRKEYASNLTELPKVQGFITEDEVLATISRGSGVDKGKERITKFFKENHTLQEKANFLKDEYGIGGHSHAVSGAKGSDEWHDAKGLKLQKNHCNDVFLTWSNVAKHIDELLSKNLYIEEKNIESKVEIEEQKESSYYSKDDPNNLMTDEMLERVPELYSQEDVALADKQVHAAYIIPFRSNWTWYMTEYDRESKDAFGLVLGIEPEWGYFNLEELKELNAQRLVLEDFPKTFRELKDSELKKQMDEQELQSAFNGELSFEDKVELEAPEETEEVRRADTVQATLFDYLKEREEVELNEKEESFSDEFAVKEGDTVYFNHEEYKVREISKNQITGRNDLWLDPIRQGNHQIPIVAFADNEDLLKQVSFERPDFIIGDEVKYKGKDCTITRFDDMGNNLKTVTVKDNTEYLGGMITGSDVIPYYKESELDKIFENLTNAKPEKTFEEIEIKNNEAHNFKITEETLPQKLSPSERLNNNLEAISMLNRVESGERELDITAQEVLAKYVGWGGLSDVFDESKEGQWKEARAFLKENLSSSEYEAARESTLTSFYTPKTVIDGIYKTLSGMGFKQGNILEPSMGVGNFIGNLPDEMNKSKFYGVELDSVSGRIGKLLYPESDIQVKGLEETGFSNNFFDVAIGNVPFGEYKVNDREYNRNNFLIHDYFFAKSIDKVRNGGVIAFITSSGTMDKKDESVRRYLAARSEFLGAIRLPNDTFKGVAGTEVTSDIIFLKKRDSVLERDEDWIHLAEDENGLSYNKYFVDHPEQVLGSMREVSGRFGKTLTCEPIAFLGQENNMESLKDRIKIAGERISKDAKYEEIELLDDEITSIPATDDVKNFSYTLIDDEVYYRENSLFIKKEVSDKNKEKIKDYLELNAALKDVIYKQKEDFNEEEIKASQEKLNEVYDNFSKKHGFVNNLSNTRALKEDSNFPLVSSIEILDEEENFKAKGDIFSKRTITKAKVIDHVDTSLEALVLSVSEKGYVDFDYMGSLTGKDRPTLIEELRGEIYLNIREEQNFYRPLSFNLEDGDLPFACANGSNSYKYGYVTKDEYLSGNIRDKIAIVDSYLSKLRQTERELPYLGYEENGKEKELISYEMNRLEYQKAELTKVLPKELEASEINVRLGATWIPIKDIEKFIFETLKTPGYAKWDIKVKFSNLTSEWNVEGKSRDRGNDLAEMTFGTSRVNAYKLIEDALNLKETKVFDQIVNPDGSKTSVLNKKETMLAGQKQELLKEEFKNWIFNDQERRNRLVKLYNERFNSIRNREYDGSNLSFEGMNTEIDLRPHQRNAIARSLYGGNTLLAHVVGSGKTFEMVASAMESKRLGMCSKSLFVVPNHLTGQIGREFMQLYPSANIMVADKKDFEPKNRKRFIGKIATGEYDAVVIGHTQFEKIPMSKEYQEKHIQDQIDEIVKYVEEYKHDRNQNFTVKQLEKTKKKLETRLEKLNDDFKKDDVITFEELGVDKLFVDEAHNYKNLYLYTKMRNVAGIGQSEAFKSSDMFMKCRYMDEMTGGKGIVFATGTPVSNSMTELYTMQRYLQYESLKKNGLEHFDSWASTFGETQSSFELSPEGTGYRVKTRFSKFYNLPELMSMFKEVADIQTADMLNLPTPEANYEVIKTVPSEEQKEILKSLSKRADDVRNRVVEPDEDNMLKITNDGKKLALDQRLINPLLPDNPDSKVNVCVKNVFAIWDKTKENRSTQLLFSDMSTPKGDVEFNIYDDIREKLVAMGIPKEEIAFIHEANSDKQKDELFAKVRKGEIRILMGSTQKMGAGTNVQNKLIALHDLDVPWRPADLEQRAGRIVRQGNENEKVNIYRYVTENTFDAYLWVRHEVA comes from the coding sequence ATGCGAATAAATGATTTTCATAACATTTTGGAACTAATAAAACAAGATGTTCTGCAGAGTGAAGCAGAATATCTGAAGCTCTTAAAGGTTGTCGGAAACAATCAGAAATATGATTTTAGAAGTCAGTTAAGTATTTATGATAAAAATCCTGAAGCGACAGCTTGTGCCAAGTTTGATTACTGGAGGGAACGCTTCGGAAGAACCGTTATGCGAGGTCAAAAGGGTATTCCCATTTTAGAGGACTACGGCACATACAAAAAGGTGGACTATATCTTTGATATTAGTCAGACAGTTTCCAAAAACAGAGATGTCAATGAGGTAAATCTTTGGAGATTTGATAAAGAAGCTCATAGAGATGTATTAAAAGAATTGATAAAAAGTAAAGGCTATGAAGAAAGTGAAAGCACCTTAGAAAATATCTTTTCTTTAAGTAGGCTCTACGGAGATGAAAAAGTAGATAGCTTGATGAATGAACTTAGAATATCTGATGAGGACAGAATATCCTTTACCAAGTTTGCAAGGGACTCGGTGAGCTATGCAGTAGCTTCAAGATTTAAGTTAGACTATCCTATGGATAAGGAGCTGTTAAAGGAAAACTTTGCAATGCTTGACAGCATTTCTCTTATGAGCATTGGAGAAACGGTATCGGACATTAGCGGAACAGTAATTGGTGCAACCATTCAAAAAAGCAAAGAGTTAGAGCTTCAAAAAGAAGTTTTAAGAGGTAAAGAAGCAGGATATAATAAAATAAAAAAAGAAGAATTAGAGGAGGTAGAAGAAAATGTACTTCGACGAGATGATCAGGAAAGAATTAGTGAAAACGAGCGAATTTTCCGAAATGGAGAGTACGGACGAGATAATAGAGAAAATCAAAGAGAATACACTGAATCAGTTAGAGGAAGAGATGGACTTTATGAGGGAATATCCGAATCCGACATACGCAGTGATGAGGCTGGATTATCTTTCAAACAGCGAGGAGCAGAGCCACTTCGAGATGTTATTGGATCTATACAAGGAGAAGAAGCTGACAAAACACCTGATGGATACTCAGAAACAGGCGATAGAGTTTATGAGAGCAGAGAAGCCGAAACTGATGATGGCTTGGCAGATAGAGGACGAGAGCCATCCGCAGTACAAAGCGATGATTTCAGCCCTCAAAGAAATGACAATCAAGGAAATAGTGGAAATCTAAAAGAAAATACGGATAAAGAGATAAGAGAAGCTGACAAGGCTTCTTTTTCTTTACCCGAAAACAGATCAGGACAGATTAAACTTACAATACCTCTTACACAAAATGATATTGACAGTATTCTTGTAAACGGTGGAAACCATGAGGGCGAAAGACTTCCTATCATTGCTGAATTTTCCAAAGGAAAAACAGTAGAAGAATTAGGAGAATACCTTAAAGATACCTTTAGAGGTGGAAACGGATTTTACATTGATGAAAGAGAAGTATCTTCCTGGTATTCGGATAAAGGCATTCATTTAGCTTATGGAACTTCTGCAAGAGAAGATATGACACAAATTTTAAGCTGGAGCAATGCTGCAAGAAGAATCAGTGAGCTTTTAGAAACAGGAGAGTTTGCTACAAATGTAGAGCTTTTAGAAGCACAGGACTATGAAAGAGATAGAGTGTCAGAATCGCTATGGTATCTATATCACGATTTAAGTGAAAAAGGGAAAGCACAAGGCTATTTTGATTTTATAGAAAGAGGTGGTGGCTTTCCGAAAGAAACAAGACAGTTATCGGAAGCTCTTAAAAATCCTGACTATCTAAAAAATGTTATTTCCGAATACAGCCGTTTTTTAGCAGGATACAAAGAAAACAAAGATGTACTAAGGTTTCACTATCACAAGGTAGATAGCCTTTATCAGAAATTACAGGAGCTTGAACTTCCGAGAAAGGAATATGCCTCTAATCTTACCGAACTTCCAAAGGTACAAGGCTTTATTACAGAAGATGAAGTTCTTGCTACGATTTCAAGAGGAAGTGGAGTCGATAAAGGAAAAGAGCGAATTACTAAGTTTTTCAAAGAAAATCATACCTTGCAGGAAAAAGCAAATTTCTTAAAAGATGAGTATGGAATCGGAGGTCATTCTCATGCTGTTTCAGGAGCAAAGGGAAGTGATGAATGGCACGATGCAAAGGGACTTAAATTACAGAAGAATCATTGTAACGATGTATTTCTTACATGGTCAAATGTAGCAAAGCATATAGATGAGCTGCTTTCTAAAAATCTTTATATTGAAGAAAAAAATATTGAAAGCAAGGTAGAGATAGAAGAACAAAAAGAATCAAGTTATTACTCTAAAGACGATCCAAATAATCTAATGACTGATGAAATGCTTGAGCGAGTGCCTGAGCTTTATTCACAGGAAGATGTAGCCTTAGCAGACAAACAGGTTCATGCAGCATACATTATTCCATTTAGAAGTAACTGGACTTGGTATATGACGGAATATGACAGGGAAAGTAAAGATGCTTTTGGACTTGTTTTAGGTATCGAACCGGAATGGGGATATTTTAATCTTGAGGAGTTAAAGGAATTAAATGCCCAAAGACTTGTTTTAGAGGATTTTCCAAAGACCTTTAGAGAACTTAAAGACAGTGAACTTAAAAAGCAGATGGATGAGCAGGAGCTTCAGTCTGCCTTTAATGGAGAACTTAGCTTTGAAGATAAAGTAGAGCTTGAAGCACCTGAAGAAACAGAAGAAGTTAGAAGGGCTGACACAGTTCAAGCTACCTTATTTGATTATCTAAAGGAAAGAGAAGAAGTAGAGCTTAATGAAAAAGAGGAAAGTTTTTCAGATGAGTTTGCAGTTAAAGAAGGCGATACCGTCTATTTTAATCATGAGGAGTACAAAGTAAGAGAGATCTCTAAAAATCAAATCACAGGAAGAAATGATTTATGGCTTGATCCTATAAGACAAGGTAATCATCAAATACCGATTGTAGCCTTTGCAGATAATGAGGATTTATTAAAACAAGTAAGTTTTGAAAGACCTGACTTTATCATCGGTGATGAAGTGAAATATAAGGGAAAAGACTGTACCATCACAAGATTTGATGATATGGGAAATAACCTAAAGACCGTAACGGTTAAGGATAATACAGAGTATCTTGGAGGTATGATTACAGGCTCCGATGTTATTCCTTATTACAAAGAAAGTGAGCTTGATAAAATCTTTGAAAATCTTACCAATGCAAAGCCCGAAAAGACTTTTGAGGAAATAGAAATAAAGAACAATGAAGCTCACAATTTCAAGATTACAGAAGAAACTCTTCCTCAAAAGTTATCTCCAAGCGAGAGATTAAACAATAACCTTGAAGCTATCTCTATGCTTAACAGGGTGGAAAGCGGAGAACGAGAGCTTGATATTACAGCTCAGGAAGTTTTAGCAAAATATGTAGGTTGGGGTGGACTATCTGATGTCTTTGATGAAAGTAAAGAAGGACAGTGGAAAGAAGCAAGAGCTTTCTTAAAAGAAAATTTATCATCATCAGAATATGAAGCTGCAAGAGAATCGACTCTAACGAGTTTTTACACACCAAAAACTGTCATTGACGGAATATATAAGACGCTTTCAGGTATGGGATTTAAACAGGGAAATATCCTTGAACCGTCAATGGGTGTTGGGAACTTTATCGGAAATCTACCTGATGAAATGAATAAGTCAAAGTTTTATGGCGTAGAGCTTGATTCGGTAAGCGGTCGTATTGGAAAGCTGCTATACCCTGAAAGTGATATACAGGTTAAGGGACTTGAAGAAACGGGATTCTCCAATAACTTCTTTGATGTAGCAATCGGAAATGTTCCCTTTGGAGAGTACAAGGTAAATGATAGAGAATATAACCGAAATAACTTTCTTATTCACGATTATTTCTTTGCCAAGTCCATTGACAAGGTAAGAAATGGCGGGGTTATCGCCTTTATTACATCATCTGGAACAATGGATAAAAAAGATGAAAGTGTAAGACGCTATCTTGCAGCAAGATCCGAATTTTTAGGGGCAATCAGACTTCCAAACGATACCTTTAAGGGTGTTGCAGGAACAGAAGTAACTTCAGATATTATCTTCCTAAAGAAAAGAGATAGCGTATTGGAGCGAGATGAAGATTGGATACACCTTGCGGAAGATGAAAACGGACTTTCATATAACAAATACTTTGTCGATCATCCTGAGCAGGTGCTTGGTTCTATGCGTGAGGTAAGTGGTCGATTTGGAAAAACTCTAACCTGTGAGCCGATAGCCTTTTTAGGGCAAGAAAACAACATGGAGTCATTAAAGGATCGTATCAAGATTGCAGGAGAAAGAATTTCAAAAGATGCCAAGTATGAAGAAATAGAGCTACTTGATGATGAAATAACTTCTATCCCTGCAACTGATGATGTAAAAAACTTCTCTTATACCTTAATTGATGATGAAGTCTATTACAGAGAAAACTCACTTTTTATCAAAAAGGAAGTATCAGACAAGAATAAAGAAAAAATCAAGGATTACCTTGAGCTGAATGCTGCCTTAAAAGATGTGATTTACAAGCAGAAAGAAGATTTTAACGAAGAAGAAATTAAGGCTTCACAGGAAAAACTAAATGAAGTATATGACAATTTTTCAAAGAAACATGGCTTTGTAAATAACCTAAGTAATACCAGAGCCTTGAAAGAGGACAGCAACTTCCCTTTGGTATCGTCCATTGAAATCCTTGATGAAGAAGAAAACTTTAAGGCAAAGGGAGATATTTTCTCCAAAAGAACCATTACAAAAGCCAAAGTCATAGACCATGTGGATACTTCTTTAGAAGCTCTTGTTTTATCGGTATCTGAAAAAGGTTATGTGGACTTTGACTATATGGGAAGTCTTACCGGAAAAGACAGACCAACTTTAATTGAGGAGCTTCGAGGGGAAATCTACCTAAATATTAGAGAAGAACAAAACTTTTACAGACCACTTTCCTTTAACTTGGAGGATGGGGATTTACCTTTTGCTTGTGCAAATGGCAGCAATTCCTATAAGTATGGCTATGTAACAAAAGATGAATATTTAAGTGGGAATATCAGGGACAAGATTGCCATAGTAGACAGCTACTTATCAAAGCTAAGACAAACGGAAAGAGAACTCCCTTATCTTGGCTATGAAGAAAATGGAAAAGAAAAAGAGCTGATAAGCTATGAAATGAACCGTTTGGAATATCAAAAAGCAGAGCTTACAAAAGTTCTTCCAAAGGAACTTGAAGCAAGTGAAATCAATGTGCGTCTTGGTGCAACTTGGATACCGATTAAAGATATTGAGAAATTCATCTTTGAAACGCTAAAAACTCCGGGGTATGCCAAATGGGATATTAAGGTTAAATTTTCAAATCTCACAAGTGAATGGAATGTAGAAGGAAAAAGCAGGGACAGAGGAAATGACCTTGCTGAGATGACCTTTGGTACATCAAGGGTAAACGCCTATAAGCTGATTGAAGATGCCTTAAATCTGAAAGAAACAAAGGTATTTGACCAGATTGTAAATCCGGATGGCTCTAAAACTTCTGTCTTAAATAAAAAAGAAACCATGCTTGCAGGACAAAAGCAGGAGCTATTAAAAGAAGAGTTTAAAAACTGGATATTTAACGATCAGGAGAGAAGAAACCGTCTTGTAAAACTGTATAACGAGCGTTTTAATTCCATCCGCAATAGAGAATATGACGGAAGCAATCTTTCCTTTGAGGGAATGAATACGGAAATTGATTTAAGACCTCATCAAAGAAATGCCATAGCAAGAAGCCTTTATGGAGGAAATACCTTGCTTGCCCATGTAGTAGGAAGTGGAAAGACCTTTGAAATGGTGGCTTCCGCAATGGAAAGTAAAAGGCTTGGAATGTGCAGTAAGTCATTGTTTGTTGTCCCAAATCACTTAACAGGGCAAATCGGTCGTGAGTTTATGCAGCTATATCCGTCGGCTAACATTATGGTGGCTGATAAGAAAGACTTTGAACCTAAAAACAGAAAGAGATTTATCGGGAAGATTGCCACAGGGGAATACGATGCGGTTGTAATCGGACATACGCAGTTTGAAAAAATCCCCATGTCAAAGGAATATCAGGAGAAGCACATCCAAGATCAGATTGATGAAATCGTAAAATATGTAGAAGAATACAAGCATGACAGAAATCAAAACTTTACAGTAAAACAGCTTGAAAAGACAAAGAAAAAACTGGAAACAAGGCTTGAGAAATTAAATGATGATTTTAAGAAAGACGATGTGATTACCTTTGAGGAACTGGGAGTTGATAAGCTCTTTGTTGACGAGGCACATAATTACAAGAACCTTTATCTCTATACAAAAATGCGTAATGTTGCAGGTATCGGGCAGTCAGAAGCCTTTAAGTCCTCCGATATGTTTATGAAATGCCGTTACATGGATGAAATGACAGGTGGAAAAGGTATTGTCTTTGCCACAGGAACGCCTGTCAGTAACTCTATGACAGAGCTTTATACCATGCAAAGATATCTTCAGTATGAGAGCCTTAAAAAGAATGGACTGGAGCATTTTGACTCTTGGGCTTCCACTTTTGGAGAAACACAAAGCTCTTTTGAATTATCTCCTGAAGGTACAGGATATAGGGTGAAAACGAGATTTTCAAAGTTCTATAACTTGCCTGAGTTGATGTCGATGTTTAAGGAAGTTGCAGATATTCAAACTGCGGATATGCTTAACCTTCCTACACCTGAAGCTAACTATGAAGTTATTAAGACGGTGCCTTCTGAAGAACAAAAGGAAATCCTAAAGAGCCTTTCTAAAAGAGCGGATGATGTCAGAAATAGGGTTGTAGAGCCTGATGAAGATAATATGCTTAAAATTACCAATGACGGTAAGAAACTTGCCTTAGATCAGCGTTTAATCAATCCCCTGCTTCCTGATAATCCTGATAGCAAGGTCAATGTATGTGTAAAGAATGTCTTTGCCATTTGGGATAAGACAAAAGAAAACAGGTCAACACAGCTACTTTTTTCCGATATGTCCACTCCAAAAGGAGATGTAGAATTTAACATCTATGATGATATTAGAGAAAAACTTGTGGCAATGGGCATACCTAAAGAAGAAATTGCCTTTATCCATGAAGCTAATTCCGATAAGCAAAAAGATGAACTCTTTGCGAAAGTAAGAAAAGGAGAAATCCGTATCTTAATGGGTTCAACGCAGAAGATGGGAGCCGGAACGAATGTGCAAAACAAGCTGATTGCTTTGCATGACCTCGATGTGCCTTGGCGTCCTGCCGATTTGGAGCAGCGTGCGGGCAGAATCGTAAGACAGGGAAACGAAAATGAGAAAGTGAATATTTATCGTTATGTTACAGAGAATACCTTTGATGCCTATTTATGGGTGCGACATGAAGTCGCTTAA